GCTGCGAAATCGAGTTCTCCAACAACGGCAAACTCGATGGGTTCTGGCAGATGATAGCCGTAGACACGCTTGCAACCCAACATACATCAGACCTGAAAACAAGTGGAAGAACCTGGGCTTTCCAAGGTCGTTTGCTCGAAATGAGAGATACAAAAGGAGGATATTCTGACCTCTATTTCAGTTTCGAACATCGTGGAGACAGCCTCTTTCTCGACTCACCTTATCTGTCAGACCGCGACGTTGATGACATTAAAATCACGGATGTCAATATCGTAAGGCCCTATGGAGTGAATGGCTTGAAGGAAGGATTTGAAATCGAAAGCCTGTCAAACAATAAGTTGATTTTGCGTTCGAAAACACTCCGATTGCTATTTAAAAAGCATTAAATTCAAAGATTACTTAGTAGCAAAAATCAGACGAAAACATTTTCCCCATGTCTTCTTATATGCAGATTAATGAGGAAATGAATGCCCATATACAAGAAAACATCAACACAGACAAGTGTAACTACAGAATATTGAAAGTCATTGAAAAGCACAAAATTCATTCCACAGAACAACGAAGACATCCCTATTATCAGCCCTAATACTTGATGCTGATTGAAACCTGCACGCATAATCTTGTGATGAATGTGGTTTTTATCCGCTAAAAATATAGGCTTTCGATGTCGCAATCTAACAAGAATAACACGCACAACATCAAAAACTGGGACTATCATCAATGAATATGGGAGGATAAAGAGACCTTTCTCGAAAGCCATTGACATAGGACTCCCCTCTGCCTGTATAATGAAAAGAACACTTATGATGAAGCCTAATGAAAGACTTCCAGAGTCACCCATGAATATTTTCCGTTTTATTTTATGTCCTCCAAGCATATTAAAATATAGATAAGGAAGAAGTACTCCCATTAATCCTGCTATGAGAATAGCATACACAAGCGA
The nucleotide sequence above comes from Segatella oris. Encoded proteins:
- a CDS encoding lipocalin-like domain-containing protein, which encodes MKKITFLFAALLLLTSCEIEFSNNGKLDGFWQMIAVDTLATQHTSDLKTSGRTWAFQGRLLEMRDTKGGYSDLYFSFEHRGDSLFLDSPYLSDRDVDDIKITDVNIVRPYGVNGLKEGFEIESLSNNKLILRSKTLRLLFKKH